A genomic segment from [Flavobacterium] thermophilum encodes:
- the odhA gene encoding 2-oxoglutarate dehydrogenase E1 component, which translates to MAKQTNYAQPWSQFYGPNLGYVIDMYEQYLDDPDSVDPELKRLFEQWGAPVLEEPVSPADDETAKTHQTFRLPETPTIFSKLVAAVKLADSIRHYGHLAADTNPLVKKEKKLRRLELDEYDLTEEDLKRIPVAFLCPHAPAHVKNGWDAILHLRKIYTDKIAFEFSQVHNLEERNWLIQQIESGAYYPSLANKERVALLRRLTEVEGFEKFIHRTYVGQKRFSIEGLDAMVPLLDELVRQAIEHEIDAVNIGMAHRGRLNVLAHVLGKPYEMIFAEFQHAESKNFIPSEGAVAITYGWTGDVKYHLGAARRLRNQSAHTMRITLANNPSHLEVVNPVVLGYTRAAQEDRTKPGVPVQNTDASFAILIHGDAAFPGQGIVAETLNLSQLRGYTTGGTIHIIANNMIGFTTESYDSRSTTYASDMAKGFEVPIVHVNADDPEACLAAACLAFAYRQRFKKDFVIDLIGYRRFGHNEMDEPMATNPTMYAIINQHPTVRKLYAQKLMEKGIITEREVDEMEQEVAERLKIAYERVPKNEDELDFIMDPPKPVVDRLPEVKTSVAKDVLHRVNEELLQFPDGFNVFNKLERILKRRSGVFAQNGKVDWAHAEILAFATILQDGVPIRLTGQDSQRGTFAQRHLVLHDVKTGKEYVPLHHISGAKASFVVYNSPLTEAAVLGYEYGYNVYAPETLVLWEAQFGDFANMAQVMFDQFISSGRAKWGQKSGLVMLLPHGYEGQGPEHSSGRVERFLQLAAENNWTVANLSTAAQYFHILRRQAALLTREEVRPLIIMTPKSLLRHPLAASDAEAFVDGAFSPVLEQPGLGADAGKVERIVFGTGKLMIDLAEQIGKTEGLDWLHVVRIEELYPFPEEAVRDIIARYPNVKELVWVQEEPKNMGAWTYMEPHLRAVAPDGVDVIYIGRRRRASPAEGDPVVHRKEQERIIRCALTKHE; encoded by the coding sequence ATGGCAAAACAGACGAACTACGCTCAACCGTGGAGCCAGTTTTACGGGCCGAACCTCGGTTATGTCATCGACATGTATGAACAGTATCTCGATGACCCGGACAGTGTCGACCCGGAACTGAAACGATTATTCGAACAGTGGGGGGCGCCGGTCTTGGAAGAACCGGTTTCTCCTGCGGATGACGAAACAGCCAAAACGCATCAAACGTTCCGGCTGCCGGAGACGCCGACGATTTTCAGCAAGCTTGTCGCTGCCGTCAAGCTGGCGGACAGCATTCGCCATTATGGCCATCTGGCTGCCGACACGAATCCGCTTGTCAAAAAGGAGAAAAAGCTGCGCCGTCTCGAGCTTGACGAATACGATTTAACGGAAGAGGATTTAAAGCGCATTCCGGTCGCGTTTCTTTGTCCCCACGCTCCGGCGCATGTCAAAAACGGCTGGGACGCCATCTTGCATTTGCGCAAAATTTACACGGACAAAATCGCGTTTGAATTCTCGCAAGTACATAATCTAGAAGAAAGGAACTGGCTCATCCAGCAAATTGAGTCCGGAGCGTACTATCCGAGCCTGGCGAACAAAGAGCGGGTCGCTTTGTTGCGCCGCCTGACGGAAGTGGAAGGGTTTGAAAAGTTCATCCACCGGACGTATGTCGGGCAAAAGCGGTTTTCGATTGAGGGGCTTGACGCCATGGTGCCGCTTTTGGATGAGCTTGTCAGGCAGGCGATCGAACATGAAATCGATGCCGTCAACATCGGCATGGCGCACCGCGGCCGGCTGAATGTGCTTGCCCATGTGCTCGGCAAGCCGTACGAAATGATTTTCGCCGAGTTTCAGCATGCAGAGAGCAAAAACTTTATTCCATCTGAAGGAGCGGTGGCCATCACCTACGGCTGGACGGGCGACGTGAAATACCATTTGGGGGCGGCGCGCCGTCTGCGCAATCAAAGCGCGCATACGATGCGGATTACGCTCGCCAACAACCCGAGCCACCTTGAAGTGGTCAACCCGGTTGTGCTTGGCTACACGCGCGCCGCGCAAGAAGATCGGACAAAACCAGGCGTGCCGGTGCAAAATACTGATGCGTCGTTTGCCATCTTGATTCACGGCGATGCCGCGTTCCCGGGACAAGGGATCGTCGCGGAAACGCTCAACTTAAGCCAGCTGCGCGGTTATACGACCGGCGGGACGATCCATATCATCGCCAACAACATGATTGGCTTTACGACGGAAAGCTACGATTCACGCTCGACGACGTATGCTTCCGATATGGCGAAAGGGTTTGAGGTGCCGATTGTGCACGTCAATGCCGATGATCCGGAGGCTTGTTTGGCGGCCGCATGCTTGGCGTTTGCCTACCGCCAGCGGTTTAAAAAAGACTTTGTCATTGACCTAATCGGTTACCGCCGTTTCGGTCATAATGAAATGGATGAACCGATGGCGACGAATCCGACGATGTACGCGATCATCAACCAACATCCGACTGTGCGCAAGCTGTATGCGCAAAAATTGATGGAAAAAGGGATCATCACCGAGCGGGAAGTCGACGAAATGGAGCAAGAGGTGGCGGAACGGCTGAAAATCGCCTACGAGCGGGTGCCGAAAAACGAAGACGAGCTTGATTTCATCATGGATCCGCCCAAACCGGTCGTCGATCGGCTACCGGAAGTGAAAACAAGCGTGGCGAAAGACGTGCTCCATCGGGTGAACGAAGAATTGTTGCAGTTTCCGGACGGATTCAACGTCTTTAACAAGCTTGAGCGCATTTTAAAACGGCGAAGCGGCGTGTTTGCGCAAAACGGTAAAGTCGATTGGGCGCACGCGGAAATTTTGGCGTTCGCCACGATTTTGCAAGACGGGGTGCCGATCCGCTTGACCGGGCAAGATTCGCAGCGCGGCACGTTCGCGCAGCGCCATTTAGTGCTGCATGACGTCAAAACCGGCAAAGAGTATGTGCCGCTTCACCATATCAGCGGCGCCAAAGCGTCATTTGTCGTGTACAACAGCCCGCTGACGGAAGCCGCCGTGCTCGGCTATGAATACGGATACAACGTGTACGCGCCGGAGACGCTCGTGCTGTGGGAAGCGCAATTTGGCGACTTCGCCAACATGGCGCAAGTAATGTTTGATCAATTCATTTCATCCGGCCGGGCGAAATGGGGGCAAAAATCCGGGCTTGTCATGCTCTTGCCGCACGGCTACGAAGGGCAGGGCCCGGAACATTCAAGCGGCCGCGTCGAGCGCTTTTTGCAGCTGGCGGCGGAAAACAACTGGACGGTCGCCAACTTATCGACGGCCGCGCAATATTTCCATATTTTGCGGCGGCAGGCGGCGCTGTTGACAAGAGAAGAAGTGCGTCCGCTCATCATTATGACGCCGAAAAGTTTGCTCCGCCATCCGCTGGCGGCATCGGATGCGGAAGCGTTCGTTGACGGTGCGTTCTCGCCGGTGCTGGAACAGCCGGGATTGGGCGCTGACGCTGGCAAAGTGGAACGCATCGTGTTTGGCACCGGCAAATTGATGATCGATTTAGCCGAACAGATCGGCAAAACCGAAGGGCTCGATTGGCTGCACGTCGTGCGCATTGAAGAGCTGTACCCATTCCCGGAAGAAGCAGTGAGAGACATCATCGCCCGCTATCCGAACGTCAAAGAGCTCGTCTGGGTGCAGGAAGAACCGAAAAACATGGGCGCGTGGACGTATATGGAGCCGCACCTGCGTGCCGTTGCCCCAGACGGTGTCGATGTCATCTATATCGGGCGGCGCCGGCGGGCGAGCC